In one window of Paenarthrobacter nicotinovorans DNA:
- a CDS encoding IclR family transcriptional regulator, which yields MTTTPTAPGKATSKVPAAENTLRILKLLASRRGPMAASNIATALGLPRSSVYHLLGVMEANGFVLHLHEEQRYGLGISAFELSSAYSRQEPLSRLGRPMLASLVDVIGESAHLAVLHGRDVLYIVEERAKNRPSLVTDVGVRLPSHLTASGRAILAALPKSQVRALYPNAAAFTSRHDVEFPIMKYSALSSHLDQVRQRGYATENGEITPGFGSIAVAVTDHVGWPTAAVAVTFLEDKVPAEQWPVLAARIRKAADELSVRIHGRPTAG from the coding sequence ATGACCACCACGCCCACCGCGCCCGGCAAGGCCACGTCCAAAGTCCCGGCTGCCGAAAACACCTTGCGCATCCTGAAACTGTTGGCTTCGCGGCGAGGGCCGATGGCGGCGTCGAATATCGCCACGGCACTGGGCCTGCCGCGGTCCAGTGTCTACCACCTTCTGGGCGTTATGGAGGCGAACGGCTTCGTCCTCCATCTGCATGAGGAGCAGCGCTACGGGCTCGGCATCAGTGCCTTCGAACTCAGCTCCGCCTATTCGCGGCAGGAGCCGTTGTCACGGCTGGGTCGCCCCATGCTGGCGTCGCTGGTCGACGTGATCGGCGAGAGCGCACACCTGGCTGTGCTCCATGGCCGCGATGTCCTTTACATCGTGGAAGAACGTGCCAAGAACCGCCCAAGCCTGGTGACCGACGTCGGGGTTCGGCTTCCCAGCCACCTCACCGCGTCCGGTCGGGCAATCCTCGCCGCCTTGCCCAAGTCGCAGGTCCGCGCCCTCTACCCGAACGCTGCGGCCTTCACGTCCCGGCACGATGTCGAGTTTCCCATCATGAAGTACTCCGCCTTGTCGTCCCATTTGGACCAGGTGCGCCAGCGTGGCTACGCCACGGAAAACGGCGAAATCACTCCCGGGTTCGGCTCCATCGCCGTCGCCGTGACTGACCACGTTGGATGGCCGACGGCGGCAGTCGCCGTCACGTTCCTGGAGGACAAAGTGCCGGCTGAGCAATGGCCCGTACTGGCCGCGCGGATCAGGAAAGCCGCCGACGAACTGTCGGTCCGGATCCATGGTCGCCCGACGGCGGGCTGA
- a CDS encoding ALF repeat-containing protein, which translates to MISVIRATRRRWAAAVVAVVAGASLLFAAPAQAYDVPNFEVPNASQAPVPFVERVSDAAGVVELWKTGGPAIRTAAAAALVGGPDAVQAFLDGGQDVALAADRKQLVTELTTRGSEHVRESAVRILATNDPSVITSFLSKGWAGAWDLDLRITATRFLNYSGPIRMAASKSLDNGSEAVEKFVLEGWQKTAQGQDREAVAYLTNSPIAAVTRGAQAALDTYDPEVLATYLRYGQFVAAAQDQKLTTVTKSLDAVRADIAANPAGSAAVADRAKTALENARHAVDGPKKTDLRRLLEERDYRFSQAWPKQAIDKARLASQEPAKAAFKKAAAELPALLSTLTAPGADLDPLIMEARQATLDLALVGTPEVRKAAEAALLGGDSAVKDFIADGHGLASEQDSAAFVNDRQRAFQHMAAGGVHVVQAAKDAVKSVNHADVRYFLEYGHSDAQYLDNSELADGLIRLDSPELQTAAGVAMAGGRAELQAFASSEQFTAAEKDAANARHTAAVNTALAELSRLTDQAILDAGRAADAAKAAEAARQAEAARQAEAARQAEAAGGQLAAGSVDASQQSGTGAAPIVIPWPREYAPAVGLAETGAVTESVEKPAATPSAAPSISVPPTTSAAKGSTSVDSQSQEAAAPMAASSAGMSGWTIGLIVALVLAAAGAITFLLRRKGPSPAEG; encoded by the coding sequence ATGATTTCCGTAATCCGCGCTACCCGACGCCGTTGGGCAGCTGCCGTTGTTGCCGTAGTGGCCGGGGCATCCTTGCTCTTTGCCGCACCCGCGCAGGCCTATGACGTGCCGAATTTTGAGGTTCCGAACGCCTCGCAAGCTCCCGTGCCTTTCGTGGAACGGGTGAGTGACGCCGCTGGCGTGGTTGAGCTCTGGAAGACCGGCGGTCCCGCAATCCGCACCGCCGCCGCTGCCGCCTTGGTGGGTGGGCCGGACGCGGTCCAGGCATTCCTCGACGGCGGCCAGGACGTCGCGCTGGCAGCTGACCGGAAGCAGTTGGTCACCGAGCTGACGACACGGGGGAGCGAACATGTCAGGGAGAGCGCGGTCAGGATACTGGCCACTAACGACCCCAGCGTGATCACGAGCTTCCTGTCAAAGGGCTGGGCCGGCGCCTGGGATCTCGACCTGCGGATAACGGCCACTCGGTTCCTCAACTACTCGGGTCCCATCCGGATGGCTGCTTCCAAGAGCCTGGACAACGGCAGTGAGGCTGTCGAGAAGTTCGTTCTCGAAGGCTGGCAAAAGACCGCTCAGGGCCAGGACCGTGAGGCGGTAGCCTACCTGACCAATTCGCCCATTGCCGCCGTCACTCGCGGAGCGCAGGCTGCTCTGGACACCTACGACCCTGAAGTCCTTGCTACATACCTGCGCTACGGTCAGTTCGTTGCCGCAGCGCAGGACCAAAAATTGACTACGGTCACCAAATCACTCGACGCTGTGAGGGCAGATATCGCAGCCAACCCTGCTGGCTCGGCAGCCGTGGCGGATCGCGCGAAGACTGCTCTGGAGAACGCGCGACACGCCGTTGATGGCCCCAAGAAGACCGACCTGAGGCGCTTGCTGGAAGAGCGGGACTATCGCTTCTCGCAGGCTTGGCCCAAGCAGGCCATAGACAAAGCCCGGCTCGCATCCCAAGAGCCCGCCAAGGCTGCATTCAAAAAGGCCGCCGCCGAGCTTCCGGCTTTGCTGTCGACGCTAACGGCCCCTGGTGCTGATCTTGATCCTCTGATCATGGAAGCCCGCCAGGCCACACTGGACCTCGCATTGGTGGGTACGCCTGAAGTGCGGAAGGCAGCTGAGGCTGCTCTGCTGGGTGGGGACTCTGCCGTCAAGGACTTCATTGCCGATGGTCACGGTCTCGCGAGCGAACAGGACAGTGCAGCCTTTGTTAACGACAGGCAGCGTGCTTTCCAGCACATGGCCGCGGGCGGCGTGCACGTGGTCCAGGCTGCTAAGGACGCTGTTAAGTCCGTCAACCATGCAGATGTCCGGTACTTCCTCGAGTACGGACACTCCGACGCGCAGTACTTGGATAACTCGGAATTGGCCGACGGTCTCATAAGGCTCGATTCTCCGGAGCTCCAGACTGCTGCTGGCGTAGCGATGGCGGGCGGGCGAGCGGAACTTCAGGCATTTGCATCAAGCGAACAGTTCACTGCTGCCGAAAAGGACGCGGCGAATGCCCGGCATACCGCCGCCGTAAACACCGCTCTCGCAGAGCTGTCGCGGCTCACTGACCAGGCAATCCTCGACGCCGGTAGGGCGGCTGACGCTGCGAAGGCCGCTGAAGCCGCACGCCAAGCCGAGGCCGCGCGCCAGGCCGAGGCCGCGCGCCAGGCCGAAGCCGCTGGTGGGCAGCTTGCGGCCGGCAGCGTTGATGCATCGCAGCAATCGGGAACAGGAGCAGCCCCGATCGTCATTCCGTGGCCGCGCGAGTACGCTCCCGCCGTCGGACTGGCTGAGACCGGAGCTGTCACGGAGTCCGTAGAAAAGCCCGCAGCAACGCCTTCGGCCGCACCGAGCATTTCCGTGCCGCCGACGACCTCGGCAGCAAAGGGCTCCACTTCGGTGGATTCCCAGTCACAGGAGGCGGCTGCTCCGATGGCTGCTTCTTCTGCGGGCATGAGTGGCTGGACCATCGGCCTCATCGTGGCACTGGTCCTGGCAGCAGCTGGAGCCATCACGTTCCTGTTGCGCCGCAAGGGTCCCTCCCCAGCCGAGGGATAG
- a CDS encoding SRPBCC family protein, translated as MATYRVSTLVAAPPERVFDTWTDPDRFTEWIGGVTRVTDLVGSTDQAGSSYTVWFGRMASPTEVIAAERPRHIRTRFGNAILKGESDVTFTPESGGTRIQQLFETRGLVSTVVGRLFATGSYRGSFRGELEAFRAMVERDSPGPGSR; from the coding sequence ATGGCAACGTATCGAGTGTCCACCTTGGTCGCCGCGCCGCCGGAGCGGGTTTTCGACACCTGGACGGATCCTGACAGGTTTACTGAGTGGATCGGCGGCGTCACACGCGTGACCGATCTCGTTGGCTCCACCGACCAGGCCGGCAGCAGCTATACGGTGTGGTTCGGCCGGATGGCAAGTCCCACGGAAGTCATCGCCGCGGAACGGCCGCGGCACATCCGCACCCGCTTCGGCAACGCGATCCTCAAAGGGGAATCGGATGTCACGTTCACCCCGGAAAGTGGTGGCACGCGCATCCAGCAGCTGTTCGAAACACGCGGACTGGTGTCCACGGTGGTGGGACGACTCTTCGCCACGGGATCCTACCGGGGCAGTTTCCGGGGCGAGCTGGAAGCTTTCCGCGCCATGGTTGAACGCGACTCCCCCGGGCCGGGCAGCCGCTAG